A DNA window from Flavisolibacter ginsenosidimutans contains the following coding sequences:
- the infB gene encoding translation initiation factor IF-2, whose product MAEITTTPRLMAAAKEFNIGKDTLVDFLAGKGFDKDELKPTAKLTEEMYRALQAEFQSDKVAKMKAVQIDLPKGAVAEAKKKRDEEEILHFRKEEKKPAKKEEPAAPAPVEEPKPEPVQEIVPPPPVVAEAAPEVEEPKPEPELIRPEVPEIEGLKVVDKIDLSTIDSSTRPKKGVKKAKAESEPVVEVPAEEKVVVAETPVIEAEPEVEAPVAQIQEETKEEEPVIENIKAEKLEGPKILGKIELPVETDTRPVRGDEKRKRKRIPIEKKEVRPTQGQQQQGQGGGGRFTPQKAAPGQAGGLNRGGQQAGGGGRFTPTRRGDRREVKEIDEKEIQRKIQETQAKLSGGRGGKSIKAKRRDRRNEMAEADGSTEGNKLQVTEFISVSELANLMDVSFAEVISKCMGLGIMVSINQRLDAEVIELVASEFGFDVEFIDMEKQLEMEEEIEEDDAEDLQSRSPIVTIMGHVDHGKTSLLDYIRKANVVAGEAGGITQHIGAYQVNLPNGKDITFLDTPGHEAFTAMRARGAKITDIAVIVIAADDAIMPQTREAISHAQAANVPMIFAVNKIDKDGANPQKIYEQLAGMNILVEAWGGKFQNQEISAKQGLNVDLLLEKILLEAELLDLKANPDREATGSIIEASLDKGRGYVTTILVQNGTLQTGDLVVSGQHYGRVKAMFNERNKRIDEAGPSAPAVILGLNGAPQAGEKFKVYHDEAEAKDIANRRAQILREQGMRAKKHITLDEIGRRLALGNFKELKVIIKGDVDGSVEALSDSLQKQSTEEILVSVIHKGVGQINESDVVLAEASDAIIIGFNVRPSLQANRLADNAGIQIKTYSIIYNAIEEIRSAMEGMLEPKTQEKIIGNVEIREVFKFDKATVAGCQVIDGRIKRDSKIRLIRDGIVVYPTAEGAHAELGSLKRYKDDVKDVISGMECGLTVKNYNDIKVGDVIEAYEEEEVKRTL is encoded by the coding sequence ATGGCAGAAATTACAACAACACCGCGTCTCATGGCCGCCGCCAAAGAATTTAACATCGGTAAGGACACACTGGTGGATTTTTTGGCGGGCAAAGGATTTGACAAGGACGAACTAAAACCTACCGCAAAGCTCACCGAAGAAATGTACCGGGCATTGCAGGCCGAGTTTCAGAGCGACAAGGTGGCCAAAATGAAGGCTGTCCAGATTGACCTGCCAAAAGGCGCCGTTGCCGAGGCAAAAAAGAAACGCGACGAAGAAGAAATACTTCACTTCCGCAAGGAGGAAAAAAAGCCGGCTAAAAAAGAAGAGCCGGCGGCGCCAGCTCCTGTTGAGGAACCGAAGCCTGAGCCGGTGCAGGAAATTGTCCCGCCTCCTCCGGTTGTAGCCGAAGCAGCGCCAGAAGTCGAAGAGCCAAAGCCTGAACCCGAACTCATTCGGCCCGAAGTGCCGGAAATTGAAGGCCTGAAGGTGGTTGACAAAATTGACCTCTCCACTATTGATTCGTCTACCCGCCCGAAAAAAGGCGTGAAGAAAGCGAAGGCAGAATCCGAGCCGGTCGTTGAAGTACCGGCAGAGGAAAAAGTCGTTGTTGCCGAAACACCTGTTATTGAAGCAGAGCCTGAAGTAGAAGCACCCGTTGCACAAATACAGGAGGAAACAAAAGAAGAAGAACCGGTTATCGAAAATATCAAAGCCGAAAAATTGGAAGGCCCGAAAATTTTAGGCAAGATAGAATTGCCGGTAGAAACGGATACACGCCCGGTAAGGGGCGACGAAAAGAGAAAACGCAAGCGCATCCCCATTGAAAAGAAAGAAGTGCGGCCCACACAGGGACAACAGCAGCAAGGGCAGGGCGGAGGCGGACGGTTTACGCCGCAAAAAGCAGCGCCGGGACAGGCCGGTGGCCTTAACCGTGGCGGTCAACAAGCCGGTGGCGGCGGACGCTTTACACCCACACGCCGCGGCGATCGAAGGGAAGTAAAAGAAATTGACGAGAAAGAAATTCAACGCAAAATCCAGGAAACACAAGCCAAGCTTTCGGGTGGCCGCGGTGGCAAATCAATTAAAGCCAAACGCCGCGATCGCCGCAACGAAATGGCCGAAGCCGATGGCTCAACCGAAGGCAACAAACTGCAGGTAACCGAGTTCATTTCGGTAAGCGAACTGGCAAACCTGATGGATGTTTCGTTTGCAGAAGTTATCAGCAAGTGTATGGGCCTTGGCATCATGGTGTCCATCAACCAGCGTTTGGACGCAGAGGTTATTGAACTGGTGGCCAGTGAATTCGGCTTTGACGTGGAATTCATTGACATGGAGAAGCAACTGGAAATGGAGGAAGAAATCGAAGAAGATGATGCCGAAGACCTTCAGTCGCGTTCACCCATCGTTACCATCATGGGTCACGTTGACCACGGTAAAACATCCTTGCTCGACTACATCCGCAAAGCCAACGTGGTGGCGGGTGAAGCGGGCGGCATCACGCAACACATCGGCGCTTACCAGGTAAATCTTCCCAACGGCAAAGACATTACTTTCCTTGATACGCCGGGTCACGAAGCCTTTACGGCCATGCGTGCCCGCGGTGCAAAAATTACCGACATCGCGGTAATTGTGATTGCCGCCGATGATGCCATCATGCCGCAAACACGAGAGGCCATCAGCCACGCACAGGCGGCCAATGTGCCTATGATTTTTGCCGTCAACAAGATTGACAAGGACGGCGCTAATCCGCAAAAAATTTACGAGCAGTTGGCGGGCATGAACATCTTGGTAGAAGCCTGGGGCGGTAAATTCCAGAACCAGGAAATCTCTGCCAAGCAAGGCTTAAACGTTGATCTGTTACTTGAAAAAATATTGCTTGAAGCCGAATTGCTTGACCTGAAAGCAAACCCCGACCGCGAAGCGACGGGATCTATCATTGAAGCCTCGCTAGACAAAGGCCGCGGTTACGTTACCACTATTTTGGTGCAGAACGGTACACTGCAAACCGGCGATCTTGTGGTATCCGGCCAGCATTACGGCCGTGTGAAAGCCATGTTTAACGAACGCAACAAACGGATAGACGAAGCCGGTCCTTCGGCGCCAGCCGTTATCCTTGGTTTGAACGGTGCTCCACAGGCGGGTGAAAAGTTCAAAGTATACCACGACGAAGCCGAAGCGAAAGACATCGCCAACCGCCGTGCACAAATTCTGCGTGAGCAGGGCATGAGAGCCAAGAAGCACATCACGTTGGATGAAATTGGCCGTCGTTTGGCGCTCGGAAACTTCAAGGAATTGAAAGTTATCATTAAGGGTGACGTGGACGGTTCGGTAGAAGCCCTGAGCGACTCTTTGCAAAAGCAATCCACGGAAGAAATTCTAGTAAGTGTGATTCACAAAGGCGTAGGCCAGATTAACGAAAGCGACGTGGTTTTGGCTGAAGCATCCGACGCCATCATCATCGGTTTCAATGTTCGGCCTTCCTTGCAGGCAAATCGTTTGGCCGACAACGCCGGTATTCAAATCAAAACCTACTCCATTATCTACAACGCCATCGAAGAAATCCGCTCGGCAATGGAAGGCATGTTGGAACCGAAGACGCAGGAGAAGATCATCGGCAACGTCGAGATCAGGGAAGTCTTCAAGTTTGACAAAGCCACCGTAGCCGGCTGCCAGGTGATTGACGGACGCATCAAGCGTGACAGCAAGATCCGCCTCATTCGCGACGGTATTGTTGTGTACCCAACCGCCGAAGGTGCGCATGCCGAATTGGGTTCACTCAAGCGTTACAAAGACGACGTGAAAGATGTGATATCGGGTATGGAGTGCGGTCTCACGGTCAAAAATTACAACGACATCAAAGTGGGCGATGTGATTGAAGCGTACGAAGAAGAAGAAGTGAAGCGAACGCTCTGA